One part of the Vicia villosa cultivar HV-30 ecotype Madison, WI linkage group LG6, Vvil1.0, whole genome shotgun sequence genome encodes these proteins:
- the LOC131609951 gene encoding probable zinc metalloprotease EGY1, chloroplastic, whose protein sequence is MATLSSCTLLHLNSEFRFNPVRRSFRTTIQCHRLNSHVSKWGKLKHVDFDRFRCFSIDNKDGVDGEGESGKNNDSKSNVTTAAPEEDRGFSSDKPTTPSTSQRSSLSSLGSAYNNFQLDSFKLMELLGPEKVDPADVKLIKDKLFGYSTFWVTKEEPFGELGEGVLFIGNLRGKREDVYSILQNRLVEATGDKYNLFMVEEPGSDSPDPRGGPRVSFGLLRKEVSEPEATTLWQYVIASLLFFLTIGTSVELGIASQINRLPPELVKFLTDPNYTQAPDMELLYPFVDSALPLAYGVLGVLLFHEVGHFLAAFPKQVKLSIPFFIPHITLGSFGAITQFKSILPDRSTQVDISLAGPFAGTVLSFSMFAVGLLLSSNPDAAGDLVQVPSTLFQGSLLLGLISRASLGYAAIHAATVPIHPLVIAGWCGLTIQAFNMLPVGCLDGGRSVQGAFGKGALTVFGLTTYSLLGLGVLGGPLSLAWGCFIIFAQRSPEKPCLNDVTEVGTWRQTFVGVAIFLAVLTLLPVWDELADELGIGLVTTL, encoded by the exons ATGGCGACTCTATCGAGTTGCACTTTATTGCATCTAAACTCTGAGTTCCGCTTCAACCCGGTTCGCCGCTCCTTCAGGACCACAATTCAGTGCCACCGTCTCAATTCACATGTATCCAAATGGGGGAAGTTGAAGCACGTTGATTTCGATAGGTTTAGGTGTTTTTCGATTGATAATAAAGACGGTGTTGATGGTGAAGGGGAAAGTGGGAAGAATAATGATTCTAAATCCAATGTAACCACCGCGGCGCCTGAGGAAGATAGAGGATTCAGTTCTGATAAACCAACGACTCCCtctacttctcaaagg TCATCTCTGTCCTCACTTGGATCTGCATACAACAATTTTCAACTTGATTCATTCAAACTCATGGAACTCCTTGGACCTGAGAAGGTTGATCCTGCTGATGTAAAGCTAATCAAGGATAAGCTTTTTGGTTATTCAACCTTTTGGGTGACCAAAGAGGAGCCTTTTGGGGAATTGGGAGAAGGCGTTCTTTTCATAGGAAATTTAAGGGGAAAGAGAGAGGATGTTTATTCCATACTCCAAAATCGGCTAGTTGAGGCCACTGGTGATAAGTACAACCTTTTTATGGTGGAGGAACCTGGTTCAGACAGTCCTGATCCACGAGGTGGGCCACGTGTTAGCTTTGGTTTGCTACGCAAGGAGGTTTCTGAGCCCGAGGCAACAACACTTTGGCAATACGTCATTGcatctttgttgttttttctcACCATTGGTACCTCAGTGGAGCTAGGAATTGCATCTCAG ATCAACAGACTTCCCCCGGAACTTGTGAAATTCTTGACAGATCCTAACTATACGCAAGCCCCGGATATGGAGCTGCTATATCCATTTGTTGACTCAGCGTTACCTCTAGCATATGGTGTCTTGGGGGTTCTTTTGTTTCAT GAGGTTGGACACTTTTTAGCTGCATTTCCCAAACAAGTAAAATTAAGCATTCCTTTCTTCATTCCCCACATCACACTTGGCAGCTTTGGTGCTATTACTCAG TTTAAATCCATCCTTCCGGATAGAAGTACGCAAGTAGACATATCACTTGCGGGTCCCTTTGCTGGTACTGTGCTATCATTTTCAATGTTTGCCGTTGGTCTTCTTCTTTCATCAAATCCAGATGCAGCTGGAGATTTGGTGCAAGTTCCTAGCACGTTGTTTCAAGGTTCCTTGCTTCTTGGTTTAATCAGTAGAGCGAGTCTTGGTTATGC GGCAATTCATGCTGCAACAGTTCCAATTCATCCTCTTGTGATTGCAGGATG GTGTGGTTTAACCATCCAAGCTTTTAACATGCTTCCAGTGGGGTGCCTTGATGGTGGCAGGTCTGTGCAG GGTGCTTTTGGAAAAGGTGCACTAACGGTCTTTGGTTTGACCACTTATTCACTGCTAGGGTTGGGAGTG CTTGGTGGACCTCTTTCACTTGCTTGGGGATGTTTTATTATATTTGCGCAG AGGTCACCGGAGAAACCATGCTTAAACGATGTGACAGAAGTTGGAACATGGAGACAAACATTTGTGGGGGTTGCTATTTTTCTTGCTGTCTTAACTCTTCTGCCTGTTTGGGATGAGCTTGCAGATGAACTTGGCATAGGTCTTGTAACCACACTTTAG
- the LOC131612328 gene encoding uncharacterized protein LOC131612328, which translates to MSWKGKKIESMARSAGRLTFTRCFFYFSLNLLFFFFISSLADDQQTLITLKGVDIEKPNLDVSPSLLLEHSDTEGVKSKNIKLCERVQVSGISRLKLRSYANSYHITLAPSVAIPERLHGKIKICFHRNNTLGWCQCGKDEWRGVQKGIWSAVMSPYETRYVDVKIDSEMRGSVTVALEEGFQQWRLISLAVGLILLLLAPIISSWVPFYYSSSMAIGIFLVVIIILFQGMKFLPTGRKNIFYLAIYGSALGVGSFLLHQFSMIVSTILQSFGMSEEMHNPVAIFVLLGIILAGAALGYWIVRRFVISEEDGSVDAGVAQFVKWAMRIIGATFVLQSTLDTPLAIGALISCVAVCQIGSLIKSLHGWYETSGNDNYSLEWVRGSPGRAEFLSKSTPKGKMWNSPKSGSNGKMWDNPRRTSWSDSPVRGIVSPSSGFSTQTSGTQSGTNYYSTFHKTGNNRKKFTKEEWDDFTRDSTKQALAEWAASPEFTDWIIEHADRIKLLPSESSEEPVGSESDSTEGGSGNGFRLFSW; encoded by the exons ATGAGCtggaaaggaaaaaaaattgaatcgATGGCAAGAAGCGCGGGTCGATTGACCTTCACGCGATGCTTCTTCTACTTCTCTCTCAACctgcttttcttcttcttcatttcctcaCTCGCCGACGATCAACAAACCCTAATCACTCTCAAAG GTGTTGATATTGAAAAGCCAAATTTGGATGTGTCACCTTCCTTACTTTTGGAGCACTCTGATACTGAAGGTGTTAAAAGTAAAAACATTAAGCTCTGTGAGCGTGTTCAAGTTTCTGGAATCTCGAGATTGAAGCTCAGAAGCTATGCTAATTCATATCACATTACTTTGGCTCCATCTgttgccattcctgaaagattgcATGGAAAAATTAAGATTTGTTTTCACAG GAATAATACTCTTGGATGGTGTCAGTGTGGAAAGGATGAATGGAGGGGTGTACAGAAGGGGATTTGGAGTGCAGTTATGTCACCTTACGAGACTCGATATGTTGATGTCAAGATTGATAGTGAAATGCGGGGTTCAGTTACAGTTGCACTTGAAGAAG GTTTTCAGCAATGGCGTCTCATTAGTCTTGCTGTTGGATTGATATTGTTGCTGTTGGCTCCAATTATAAGCAGTTGGGTTCCGTTTTATTACAGCAGTTCAATGGCCATTGGGATCTTTCTTGTTGTTATAATAATTCTTTTTCAG GGCATGAAATTTTTGCCAACGGGAAGAAAAAATATCTTTTACCTTGCCATATATGGATCAGCG CTTGGTGTTGGGTCATTCCTTTTGCACCAATTCTCTATGATCGTCAGTACAATTCTTCAGAGTTTTGGGATGAGTGAAGAGATGCACAATCCA GTTGCCATTTTTGTACTATTGGGTATCATCTTGGCTGGAGCTGCTTTAGGCTACTGGATTGTCAGGAGATTTGTTATTTCAGAAGAAGACGGTAGTGTGGATGCTGGAGTTGCTCAGTTTGTGAAATGGGCAATGCGCATTATTGGGGCCacctttgttttgcag AGCACTCTTGATACTCCTCTTGCAATTGGAGCCTTAATCTCTTGTGTAGCTGTTTGCCAAATTGGTTCTTTAATAAAATCACTTCATGGATG GTATGAAACTTCAGGGAATGACAATTATTCACTGGAGTGGGTGAGAGGATCTCCAGGTCGTGCGGAATTCCTTAGCAAGTCAACTCCTAAAGGAAAAATGTGGAATAGCCCTAAGAGTGGCTCTAACGGAAAAATGTGGGACAACCCTAGAAGGACGTCATGGTCCGACTCACCTGTGAGAG GTATTGTATCACCCTCTTCTGGGTTTTCGACACAAACTTCAGGGACTCAATCAGGGACAAACTATTATTCAACCTTCCACAAGACGGGCAACAACAGAAAGAAGTTCACTAAGGAAGAGTGGGATGACTTCACCAGAGACTCCACCAAGCAAGCTTTAGCTGAATGGGCAGCATCTCCAGAATTCACTGATTGGATCATCGAGCATGCAGATCGGATAAAACTGCTTCCGAGCGAGAGTTCAGAAGAGCCAGTGGGGAGTGAATCTGATTCCACAGAAGGAGGAAGTGGGAATGGATTTCGACTTTTTAGTTGGTAG